A stretch of DNA from Larus michahellis chromosome 19, bLarMic1.1, whole genome shotgun sequence:
TAAATTCCCCCTTTATGTCAGCACAGCCCAAGTCCTGCACCTTCCCTGCATGCTTTCCATTCAAGCAAAAGGAGTTTGGGCAGGTAAGAACTGTTTCAAGAATGAAGTCTCTTCCTCAGCCTGCTCAGTACCAATCAACAGATCAGACTCTTTCAAGGCAGAGGCTGCTAGCACAGCATTCATTTGTATTTCACAGATTTGTTTCTCCATATGTTCCCTTACACTATTCTCCCTTTCCATCACCTTAAACCtgtgtctgttttttaaagatactgaTCTTTTTTATTACAGTAAGAACAGATGGTCTGTGACTCTTTATAAggtatttcctcctcctcctctccctttgaTTCAAGAGGtaaccaagaaaataatttatcaggTTTCTCCCAGGTCGTAAGAAGTCTGATAAAATTGCTAAGCATCAGAAACCTCTACCAACCAAACTAAGCCTCAAGAACTCAGAGAAAGCCATGGCTGGAGGTCAGACAGGAGCTAGCTCAGCCTCCCAGGTACCCAGGGGTGCGTGACTCTGCCGAGAGACATCCCGCTCCAAATAACATGAGAATACTTGTCTCGGCAGCAGGTGGTGCAAGCACTACCCCACGTGAACAACTGCTATGTTAATGACCTGTGAAAGCAGATCTCCTGAAGTACAGATGTTTGGGTGGAAACCAAGAGAAGGCTATGTTTAGAGAGGCAAATGCTTTTTCTGTTAAGTTTGTTCTTCCCCTGCCCATTTAAAAATAGGCCTATCCAGCTACCCACATTGCTGAGGTCAAGACTAAGCAGTGGAGTGCTAACATTCAGTGCCAAGAGTCACAGTTACAAAAGTAGGAGCCTTATTACTTTTGTAGGCTGATATAGAGCCAACCAGAATTGCCGAGGAGGATCTCATCAAGAAGGATATGATTCTATTTGCTGTTGGATAAAGGGCAATAATGAAGTGTGAATGCCAACAAATGGTCAGCTGGCAGAAATCTTTTGTGGTCAATTATCAGTTTCAGCCACCCATTTCCAAGCAGATGTTCAAATCGCATCTCATTTTTACATCTGCTACAACACCGCCTCAGCAGCATTTAGATTCCTATGGGAAGCTGCAAATAAATTTATCTATTCAGATTGAATATCCTCTAGAAACTAGAATGGAGAAAGAACAACTAGAACCACAGGTTACCTCTCAACTTGAGACGGCTAGATGTGAAAAGTTTACTCAGAAtacaaaaggatttcttccaAGAAAGTTGTTACCATGCAGGTAAGTGAAAACACAAAACCTTTGCTGTAGCCAGCCTGTAATTCACCCAGACAACACATGAGCAAGGAGCAAGAGACAGGATCCAAGGAAGAACAGACAGATTATGTAGAAGGGAGGATAGCAAAGTCGAACACTACCATAAGACAAATGCCAGGAGATTTGCAATACAAAACAGAGCTGAAGATTTGTAGCAGCAATATATTAGTTACTGCTTCCCAAAGGGAACTCCCTTGCTGGCTCTGAAACCTGCTAATTTTTGTTTAGGAATTTCTTGGGATCATTCTGCATTATTGCGTCTCCTACACAAATGATACACAAGACATTGCTGCAGATCCAGGTGTACTGAAGTACCATACAGGGTCAAAGTCAGCCCACTGAGAAGGTTCTTCTGTGACAACTGGGAAAGCCCACGCTGTCTGTCGGGCTGAATTCCAAGCCTACAGCTATTTGGAATAAGAGAGGTTTGCACTAATAAGAAAATCAAATTGTGTGCATCACAGACAATGTTCTTCCCTAGCAAAATAGATCTCTATTTCGTTCACCAGCCTTGTTCATTTGGAGCTCCTGCCTGATTTTCTGTGACTCAGAACATACgtcttgcatttttaatttgaaaggaagagaaaacaggcCATTTTAGCTTTCCTTGCGTAGTCCCCTCTGCATTACTTATGCTGTATTCATacgctggaaagcagccctgtggCTATGCAGCTGTTTGTACTGCCCAGATAAGTGCAGGCTCCATGCAATGAGCCACAAAACTGTCAGTTTCTTATAACTCTCAAGAAATGACAATTATTGCACCCATGAACACTCAGTGTAACCACAGTGGGAGGCCATCTCTGGAAGCTACCAGAACACTCTTTGCCCTTCAGAACATCGCAGTTCTACCCATCAACCCATCAGATTCTGCTCTGCAGCTGACATCCATACCTGCTCTTTACAGACATCTTCCTTTAAACCTCAGTTGATAGCCCTCAGATGACACCATCGAGAGAGGCAATGTGTAGAAGGTGTCAATAGTAAACCCAAATCTCAGCACTTAAGCTAAAGATTCCCTGAGTCTGGGTTCATAGTTATAAACTGAACAAGTTACCTCCCAACACAACAAAccagagctcagctctgctcttcccagatAATGTGGGCCACTTTTGGGAGCATCCCTGATTTACCACAGCAAACACCTGCATCCCAGGTATCCCAAACTATGAAACTCATCCGAACCAGTGCTGGAACAAGACTGATTGCTGTACAGGAATTCTGTGCATGGCAGTACTAGCAAGTGTAGCAGGCACTTTTTACTTCCCTCTGAAAAACAAGTATGTTCAAAACACCAAAGAATACAAGTCGAGCACGCCAGGCCTCCTGCAGGATATCTGTCCTGcgctctgccctccccaccaGGACGGCCTTACCCCATCCCATCTGGGAGTTGCCTGGTGTAGGAGATACAGTTTTCTTCATATAGGCATGCACACTCTGGatataaatgtttcttttgctcAAGCTGTGCTTCTGAAATGCATGTCCGTTGTTtcaggctttaaaataaaagccagcattaattttttttatttttagacaatTTGTCAAATTAGGTTACAGACGACAGAGGGGACAAAGTGTCCTGTAGAGCTATTAGAGACATGAACTTCTTGCAGCACTTTTCTATGATTGCAAAAATAAACCTATTTATTCGAATAAAGCTGCAAGGATAACATACTGAGAGCAAAGGAGGAGCGTCAGCTGAGTGAACCAGCAAGTCACTGTCCTGATTAACAAGCCAAGAACCGGCAGCGAGCCCTCAAAAGCAGCAGATTTTTCATGCTACTCAAGGCCACGCTGGAAACGGCAACGCACAGACCATCTGAGTGCAGCAGGTCTGCAGCAGCCACGGGGAAGAGGAACCGAACTGACAACTCCAGGCCCAGTAGCACCAGAGAGCAGAAGACAACCATCCCTGCGCAGTGCccggagctgctctgctgctgccctctgcCGGAAACCACTCCAGGAGAGCAGCCACTGAGCCACGCCAGCACAAACATCTGTCTGCCCTGCAGACCACTGCCCAGCACTGCCTTAGCAACCTCCTTTCCCATTTGGACCGGTCCTATATTCTTCCCCCTCTTACAGTATCTTACAATGTAAAATATGAAGTGCTTTTCCCACTATTTCAGTGCagctcaagaaataaaaaaaaaaataaaaaaaaaggaagccagcACACAACCAACCGAACTGGTTTGGGAAACTGCTGGGGCATTTTTCACAGTGCAAAGGCATTTAGAAACTCCTAAGAAACtacctttcctcctcctcctcctgtggcACAGGAATAACTTTGCCAAGCTTCTTTCCACTGGTTGTCTCTTCCTGCCCAATCTGGCCTACAGCTGTATCACTTAActagaaagataaagaaaaagggGATTAATATCTAATAGAAAATTATTCCACATAAGTCTTGCTTATACAGTTATATGAAAATCACACTTTGCTCCGCTTGAAAAACCTTCCCTTACTGTGTAAAAATGCAGACTTGTGTGCATATAGACATTACTACAAGTACCAATCAAAAGGaatagaattaaaaatgttttagttaCAAGAATTAAGATGTGTTTACTTTAATGCTGTTTGATGGCTGTTCAACTGCTGAAGATTCGTGCCCTCCATCATCCTCTACAAAGTTTAATTTCCGTGAAAAACAGCtctttgtttctttagaaaattcTCGGTTTCTGGACCTGGAAGAGGGAGTGGGACACCTTGGTAACAGCGGTGCCGAACTCTCATCAGCTCTCCTCTGGCCACAGGCAGGGTGAGAAGAGGGCATGGAGCTTTCCTCATGATCACTACAGGAGCCAGGCACATCTCTGCTTGCAAAAGGAGTCTCTCCCAGGCAACCCACACCCAGGCTTTGCCGGCCGTTAGACATCAGCTCCTCCAAGGATTCTTTGGGAACACAGCTACTAGCCATTCTATCATACTCTAGACAATCGATTATGATTTCTTCTGAAGTTTCTCTTTCAGCTTCCTCCAAATAATCGTCCTCCAGAGGGTGATCTACGTAGTCGGCATCAATTGGGCTAAGACTCAGAAGCTCCGGAATGTCAAGGTCAAACAACATGCAATTTACTTGGGATGACTGCAGATAGTTCTTGTCCAAACTAGCACTTTCATTCAAAAGGCCAGGATAACATTCAGAATCAGGTGAAGAACAGTCTCTGCACAGAAGTTCATTTGGTGTCTCTGTGATCTCTGAGGCCACACTTGCATCTTCGCTGATGACTGATACGCCAGTGCAGCTGCTGCTCTCGTCCTTTTCACTCTCTCCATCTACATTTTGGCTCAGAGTGCTTTTTCTAGTTAGGTACCGCTCAGATTCCACACAATTATCTGCCAAGATTTCCTGGATCTCTTCCTCAGTGTAATTGAAAGGAGAATTCCCTTCTTCACTGTCTGACAGTTCCAACAAGGAGTCATCTGGCTCGCTATCATCAAAACATCTGGTTGTATCTAGAGAAATGGCTACATCATCATATTTTGACGCAGAACTGGCAACAAGGTCATCATGGCCAACATCATCCAGAAAATGAGAGGATCCTTGAAAGCAGGCAGAATCTGGGGAACACAGCAGCAGTTTCTCTGATGGATCTGGAGTGCTACGGTGATGATTCAACACACAAGGTTTCTTAGCTGAGTGCTGGGCCTGAACCTGCTCTGCGGAATCCGACAGCCTTTTGGCCCTGGGAACTCTATCATGAACAGTAGGTTTAAATTCATGGCAAAGACTAGGCCCAAAGGCATGAAGGGAATGGTCATCCATGTTGCTGTTGGTTCCTGTATCTCAGTGACCCCGCGCCTTCTGCTCTAGAAGCCTGTTCTGAAGTTCATCTGACCCTGGTGCCCTTTGATCAGCCCTTTCCGAAGTCAGCAAGAGTCAGCTCCAATCTGCCAGCAAAAGACAAGATCTTAAATAAGAGAAACTCGTCTGTTTTTCCAAAAACACAATAATATAACGGGGAAAGCAAAAATGCTAGCTGAGGTACAGCAGGCACAATTTTAACTCCCTGGTCTCCATTACCTCTACTCCTGACCATTTTAGGTCTTAACAACAACCAGACCCTCATTCCCTCAGTGTTCTCAGGTTGTTTGGCTTTATCAAGCAGGAATAATACAAGCCCAAATCATCACTGCAGTCTGTACCATCTCCTCCAAAGCTGCTGTAAATCAGTCACTGTAACACCAGATACCAGTactcataaattattttttctgaccTTAAAGTACAGAGCACACTTTAGGTATTAAATAAAGCCTCACTGACATCCCCCCCATCTCCCAACCCCCACCTCCGTCCTTCAAAGATACTTAAcaaataaaaagtctttttttgggTTAGGAAAAACTGAGCAACGGAAGAATAACTCTGTCAGGGAGCGAAGAGGACATTCAGCAGGTATTAGTCACTAACAGACTTGTATACAAAACATGTATTATAATGAAAGATCAAAAGATAAAGAACCTTCCCGTAAAATTCACTAGTTTAAAAGTATTcacaaacaaaacctgttttcctcTTAGTGAGGACTTAAACTAACACGAATCTTTTGACTTGAAAGGCCTGCATTTGACCCTCACCCAGCAGGACAATCTGGACTAAGGAAAGGTATTTCCTGTCTTCTTTGTCCAACAGATTTAACGCAATACCTTTTGTCTTTCTGAACCTTTGACTACTCACTGCTTTCAAAAACGGGGAGGGTTACCTACTCCAGGAATAAAACCCAGTTCTGCTGCTTCCTCTTGTCATTCTgtccaaataataaaaatcagcacTTCCAGAATAATGCTGTAAtcacactgaagaaagaaaatacctcGGGAATCACCTACATACATACAAAACCTATATAGGTTGGACCTATATAAGGACCTATATAACACAGGGAGTCACAGGCAGTCCTCGCTAGGTAGTACTTGCCTGGAGTTCTGCAATTTAGCTACAAGTACTTAAGTGcttcaaagagaaacaaaaggcagataaaaataagttaaatgtgGATTTAGTCCTATAGACTGTAGCAGTCTGATAATCTAGCTCCTAACCAATAAGGACCTGAACTAGAACCAAACATTTTAAGCCTTTTTGCTGGAACTGGCTTACAAAAGGGACATTGGGAGATGTTTACAGAcaagaaaatggtttctttaccGCCGTGAACTTCACAATTCACCTAACTGCAACTACACTGTACTTTCAGCCCTACAGCGACTGGCTCTGGAAGCAGAACTCTGGTAACTCCACAAGCGAGCCCAGAGCCCCCTGCCATTCCCCACAGAAGTGTGCTGAATTCAGGGGCTGTTTGAGGATTTACACCAGGGTAATGCTCCTTAACAGTTTAAATGGGTCTTAAACTGATGCAAGGCAGGGCTGTCTGCTGccaccctctccccatccctcgtTCCAGCACTGGTGCTTGTATGGTCAGACCATGCTGGAGCCAGCTCATGCCCAACTGCAAAAGCACCAGCCCTGGATGGGCCATTCTCCATGGGGCAGCCAAAGAAAGGCTCTTTGGAAACTTACACACGctttagaatcgtagaatagtttgggttgtaagggacctctaaGGGTCatccagcccaaccccctgccatgagcatcCTGAATTAGATCacatcttgaactagatcaggttgctcaaagccccatccaacctgacctggaatggttccagggacggggcatctaccacctctctgggcaacccgcgccagtgtctcaccaccctcagcataaaaaaaaaaaattcttccttgtatctaaactgaatctaccctcttttagattaaaaccactaccccttaTCCAATTGctgcaggccctgctaaaaagtctgtccccatctttcttagaaactgcctttaggtactgaaaggccacagtaaggtctcccccaagccttttcttctccaggctgaacccccccagctctctcagcctgtcctcacagcagaggggctccagccctcccagcatctccatggcctcctctggccccgctccaacaggcccatgtccttctgatgttagggggccccagagctggacacagcacaaGGTGGATGCTTTATGTGGGTTTCTAGCACAGCTTCAGTAAATAATGAGATCAAAAGACAAAGCTACTGAGAAACAGAGTTCTGCCAAGGCTCATGGACTGGCTGCCTTGCCCACTCCACTCCCCGCAGCCACACAGATCACACCAGCCCGCAGCACTGCACTGCCCTGGGATCTGCTCCCTGACGAGAGAACAGGGAGCACGAGGAAGCAATCATGGGCTAACAGTTCCTTCAGCCCGATGATCTGCCCACAAGAAGATATCTTCTTTGAAAAAGAACCCTGAGACATAGGGACCGTGCCCTCCTCTCACCTGAGAGCACAAAGGCAAATACCAGCCTTTcccctccacagctccctgaccCGGCCCTCTCTCAGTCAGGGGCTTACTCGTACCCACTCTGGGCCTGTCCCTACCTCAGCGGCCCCCTTTCAACGCCCCTCCCGCGGGCACGGCCCCGGGCCGCCCAACCGGCGCCCAACAGCGCTGCGCGGGGCCGAGGCCGCCCCGAGGGAGgagccccgcccgcccccggctcctcctccCGCCCAGGCGCCGGCTGCTCCCGCGAGCCCCGACCCGGAAAAAggagctaaaaggaaaaaaaccccaaaaccccaataAACAAACATAAAGCTACACTAAGACCAATGAACCGCCGAAGCCTGAGCCAGGCCTGGCGAGGGAACGAGCCGCGCTCCGCTCACCCGCCGCCATCTTATACCCCGCAGCGCGCGAGGCGCCGCCTGATTGGCGGAgcgcggccacgccccctcctcATCGGCAGCTCGGCGCTCGGGGCGGCGGAAGTGACGCCCAGGCGTGGCGGGCGAGCGCCGAGCGGAGCTGATGCAACGCGGGGAAGGTCGGTGGGGCTGggacggggggagcggggcggctcCGGGACCGGGCAGGGCCTCGGCGGGCTCCCGGGGGTCTGGTGCCTCCAGTAACGCGGTCTCCTTCCCTATAGACGCCGCCATGGAGCCTGCACCCGGCCCGCAGGAGAAGTATCACCTCATCACCCGGAACCTGCAGGTACTGGGGGGGGATCGGGGCCTGGGCAGGCCGGCAGGGGGAGATCGGGCCCTGGGGAGGGCGGATCGGGCCCAGGGCAGGTCCTGGGCGAAGTGGAGGAGGGTCCGGATCAGCCTCAGGACCCGAGAGACGCCCCGGGGACATGCTGCATGCAGGGTGGGCCGGAGCTTGGGCACGGCTCGGGGCTCGGCCATTCAGCAGGACGTTGTCCTGCCCACGTCCTCCCCCAGCGTGTTCCCGGGGAGGCTCAGCCCTGCTGGATGTGTGTCTTGGCCCTCCacaggaggtgctgggggaggaTAAGCTCATGGCCATCCTAAAGGAGCGAGAGTTGAAGATCTACTGGGGGACCGCCACCACGGGCAAGCCACACGTGGCCTACTTCGTGCCCATGTCCAAGATCGCAGACTTCCTGAAGGCAGGGTGTGAGGTAGGTGGCCAGCTGGGAGCTCGGACCCCGTGTGACTTCGTCACCACGCTGGTGGGTGGGAACGTGCATTTCCCCTGAGCACTGCGGCACTGATTCTGTCCCCCTCTCTCCTAGGTGACGATACTCTTTGCTGACCTTCACGCTTATCTGGACAACATGAAGGCTCCCTGGGAGCTGCTTGAGTTGCGCACCTGCTATTATGAGAATGTGATCAAAGCCATGCTGGAGAGCATTGGGGTGCCCCTGGAAAAGCTGAAGTTCGTCCGGGGCACTGACTACCAGCTCAGCAAGTGAGTTCTGGGTTGCCTGGTCCTGTCAGGAAGGGAGAGCCAGACCTGGCTTTCTGCTGTTCCTGAGCCTCTTTCCCAGGCACTGCCATTCAGGGAACAAAGTGAAGGTGCCTCCAGGTCTGGACTCCTCTTGATGTGCCCTGAACCGGTATTTATGTGAAGTAGCTCTACAAGATGTCCCCCTCCCTGGTGCTAACAGTGCTGTCCCTTCCCACAGGGAGTACACGCTGGACGTGTATCGCCTCTCATCCGTGGTGACGCAGCATGACGCGAAGAAGGCGGGCGCGGAGGTTGTGAAGCAGGTGGAGCACCCCTTGCTGAGCGGTTTGCTCTACCCAGGCCTGCAGGTGTGTGCAGAGGGAGGTCAACAGAGCTGCTTGGCCAGGGAAGTGCTGGGCGAAGCCAGGACTGCAGGGACGCGTGAGGCTGAATGCCAAGGTCGTTATACTCCACCCCAATATTACACCTGGCAGTAGCACAAGGCATAACCTGAACACAGAGCTGCTTTTACAGCAACTCCAGCCAGCTGCAGGACAGCAGGCAGTCCAGAGCTCCCGTCCTTCCCAGGGCCGGAgtgccctggcagaggctgggcaGATCCTGGGGGATGAGCAGGACCTCCAAAGGCTGAACACAGCTGGAGTGTGGAGTCTTGGGTCCAGTCTCAAGGCTGTGTGTGTCTTTCCACAGGCCCTGGATGAGGAGTACCTCAAGGTCGACGCACAGTTTGGAGGAGTTGATCAGAGGAAGATATTCACCTTTGCAGAGAAGGTGAGGAATGGGGGTGTTTCTGAGCCCCCTGCGATGCTGACACCTGGCTCAGGGCTCGAACACTTGCTAATCCATTGGGATAAGCCTGTCTGTGATTTCGGTTGTCACCACAGCATCCttcacagctcctgctgctgcactcGTGGTCTGCAGGGCTCTGGTGTGCTGCATCCCTGGCTGTGGCTGTCTGTGCCTTGTGAACTCACGATAGTTTTCTGAGTCTTGTTATTCTGGGTCCCCAAGTTACCTGGAGCCAGGGACAAACAGGGATTGTGAGTTAAAGCTGATCTTCAGAAGAGGATTGCCCGTGACTTGCCTCCTTGCTTTTTCCCAGTACCTTCCTTCCCTGGGCTATGCCAAGCGTGTCCATTTGATGAACCCGATGGTTCCTGGTCTGACAGGCAGCAAAATGAGCTCGTCAGAAGAGGTTGGTCCTTGAATGGTGGCTGTGGTCAGGGGTTCTGCAGGGGGACGGGTTAATGGCTGGGGGCAGAGATGCTGCACCCCAAGAGAAGGTGACTTCTCTCTCCACTCGTGCTGGGGTCTAAGAAGAAGTTGCAGCAACTCCAGCATGAGTTGTCTCTTTTGGGTGTGACGTTGGGTAAAAGGCTGCGGAAATCTCTTCCTACAGGACTCCAAGATTGACCTTCTGGACCGCAAGGAGGATGTGAAGAAGAAGTTGAAGAAGGCTTTCTGCGAGCCAGGGAACGTGGAGAATAACGGTGTCCTCTCCTTCATCAAGCATgtcctttttcccctcaagtcAGGTGAGGAGCTCCCCAGGCTCAGGCGCTGGGGCTAGTTTATCCTGTGGGTAAGAGGGGGAGCATGTGTCCCCTGAAGCTGCCTGCCCCTgagtgccccctccccagcccctgctgcggCTCCCCTCAGCTCTTGGGCTAAGTGGGGTGGGTGGTTCATCTGGCTGATTGGGGGTGAGTCTCCGCTTGGGTTAATTTGAGCCTTAAAGTCTCTGTGTTGCAGAGTTTGTGATTCTGCGAGAAGAAAAGTGGGGAGGAAACAAAACCTACACAACCTATGAGGCCCTGGAGAAAGACTTTGCTGAGCAGGTGAGTGCCGGGAGGAACTGAACCCTCTCCCTGTCCGTGAGGCTCCTGAGAGTGCTGTGAGAGGGCTCTAAGCAGCAGTGGGAGATGAAAATCTGCACCGGGGGAGAGTGTGGAGCAAAGCATGGCTCAGTGGCTGTAGGGTGGCAGGCAGCTCCTAGCCAGGAGAGCCTGAAGGATGGGTGAAGGATGTGGGGACACCAGCTGTCCTGGTGCAGGACAGGACCCCGTCAGCCACACCCTGGAACAGAGCAGCAgtttaaatgttttctgctgttcCCAGCTGAGGCCGCAAGCAAAAGTGTCTAGAAGAGGGGCTTTGTTTTCTGAGGGGGAATCAAGCTAAGTGCTGGGGTTCATTTCCCCGCCCTGCATGGTCTCCAGTTCCTGCTTCTCTGGCCTCAGATCGGTGACTCGAATTCTGCTGCTCCCCCTGCCTGGGAGGAAACCATGCAGGAACACGTCTGTCTGTCGCGATACAGGTTGTGCATCCCGGAGACTTGAAGAACTCAGTGGAAGTGGCCCTGAACAAACTGCTTGACCCCATCAGAGAGAAATTCAACAGCCCGGAACTGAAGAAGCTGACCAGTGCAGCTTATCCTAACCCGTCCAAAGCCAGTAAGGAGGTTGCTGGGAGCTCACGGAAGTGGGGCCCTGGTCacgcagggctgggtgggagagAATCCCTCCAGGGGCCGAGCTTAGAGAGAAGTTCTGAAACTTCAGTCTCTGGAGCAGCCCTGGAGAGCATTGGGAAGGGTGAGGAGAGGCCATCACCAGGGGTGTCTGCCTGTCCCAGCGAGGACAGATGCCAACGTGCTTCTCTGGTGCTTGAGAGGCCAGCAAAGCGGAGGAGGGACTGTGCTGTCTGGGATAGAGACAAACAGGGAATTCAGTGGGCCCCAGGGCCAGCATTTGGGCATCACTGTGTGTGCCCCAGGGCCTGGCCAGCTCCCTGGGTTTATGCTGAGTGGCACAACTGTCCCCTTTGCACTGCAGAGCCTGCAGAGAAGGGCACCAAAAACTCGGAGCCAGAGGACGTGATCCCGTCCCGGCTGGACATCCGTGTTGGCAAAGTGATCAGTGTGGAAAAGGTATGGGCACAacggggagaggggagagatcTTCCCGCATGGTGACATGGGCACTCGATGCATGTGGGGGGTTCTGCCCCCTTCTCTGCCACCCCAGTCACCTCACCTGCTCCTCACTTTGCTTCTGCTTGGCAGCACCCGGATGCCGACAGCTTGTACGTGGAGAAGATCGATGTGGGCGAGCCTGAGCCCCGCACCGTGGTCAGTGGCCTGGTGCAGTTCGTCCCCaaggagcagctgcaggacaGGCTGGTGGTGCTGCTTTGCAACCTCAAGCCCCAGAAGATGAGGGGTGTGGAGTCGCAGGGCATGGTGCTGTGTGCCTCCAGGTGAGGGAGGGGGCATCGGGAGCCATACCCCTCCAGGGGTGCAGTCCAgacccccctctcctgccccagagcCCGGCGGTGCTGGGGGACAGGTGGGTGCTGCCTCGGGGTGACTCTGCTTCCTCCACACCCCTCTGCAGTGTGGGGGAGCCACGGCAGGTGGAGCCCCTGGACCCGCCGGCCGGGTGCTGCGCCGGGGAGCGCGTCTACGTGGAGGGCTACGAGGGTGGGGAGCCCGACGACGAGCTCAAGCCGAAGAAGAAGGTCTTTGAGAAGCTGCAGGTGAGGGCCTGCGCTGGAGGCCTGGGCCACAGCTCAGAGTGGCTGGGGCTCCAGGCGTTGAGTGGGGCAGCGCTTAAGGACACTTAGATGCCACTGCCCCCCACTGTGGGTGACCCCAAATTAGCCATTTGCTGCTCAGTGCCCGTGTTCGCTACTGTCAGCAAAGCCGTGGAGGAGACAAACCCCTCCATCGGCTGAGCGAGGCGCCACTGGCAGCCCAGGTCTGACCCTGCCTCCCCTGCTTTCCTCCCCAGGCCGACTTCCGCATCTCTGAGGACTGTGTCGCCCAGTGGAAGCAGAAAAACTTCCTGACCAAGCTGGGGAGAGTCTCCTGTAAAAGCCTGAAGGGAGGGAGCATCAGCTAACAAGTGCCGGAGCTGCTGCTCATGCCTCCTGCCTGGTCCCCTCCACCACGCCAGCCAGGCTCTCCTCCCCGGTGTCTGCCATCTCCCCCCTGGTGCCCCGAgctgggggctcagccctgcgcGACCTGGGGGCTCTGGGACTGAATTTGCAGCCTCCCACCTGGAGAGCTGCCTCCGACATCCCCCTTGTCCTGGGCCTGCTCAGCCAGCGGCCGTGCCTTGGCTGCAGGCCAGCTCTGGGGACTGGCACCACACCTAAGGGACCTGTGTGACTTGTGCCTGTGGCCTCAGCCTCTGCGCTGGGGCTGTCGGCTCGCTCCCAGTTGTGCCGCAGACTGGATGCCCTGCCCGCTGGTTCCGACTGGGACAGCATGT
This window harbors:
- the S100PBP gene encoding S100P-binding protein — protein: MDDHSLHAFGPSLCHEFKPTVHDRVPRAKRLSDSAEQVQAQHSAKKPCVLNHHRSTPDPSEKLLLCSPDSACFQGSSHFLDDVGHDDLVASSASKYDDVAISLDTTRCFDDSEPDDSLLELSDSEEGNSPFNYTEEEIQEILADNCVESERYLTRKSTLSQNVDGESEKDESSSCTGVSVISEDASVASEITETPNELLCRDCSSPDSECYPGLLNESASLDKNYLQSSQVNCMLFDLDIPELLSLSPIDADYVDHPLEDDYLEEAERETSEEIIIDCLEYDRMASSCVPKESLEELMSNGRQSLGVGCLGETPFASRDVPGSCSDHEESSMPSSHPACGQRRADESSAPLLPRCPTPSSRSRNREFSKETKSCFSRKLNFVEDDGGHESSAVEQPSNSIKLSDTAVGQIGQEETTSGKKLGKVIPVPQEEEEERNHPMSNKKPAQKYSLTQWVSKKLAKHHHFQSIPDHFQHSPVTAFSNV
- the YARS1 gene encoding tyrosine--tRNA ligase, cytoplasmic; protein product: MQRGEDAAMEPAPGPQEKYHLITRNLQEVLGEDKLMAILKERELKIYWGTATTGKPHVAYFVPMSKIADFLKAGCEVTILFADLHAYLDNMKAPWELLELRTCYYENVIKAMLESIGVPLEKLKFVRGTDYQLSKEYTLDVYRLSSVVTQHDAKKAGAEVVKQVEHPLLSGLLYPGLQALDEEYLKVDAQFGGVDQRKIFTFAEKYLPSLGYAKRVHLMNPMVPGLTGSKMSSSEEDSKIDLLDRKEDVKKKLKKAFCEPGNVENNGVLSFIKHVLFPLKSEFVILREEKWGGNKTYTTYEALEKDFAEQVVHPGDLKNSVEVALNKLLDPIREKFNSPELKKLTSAAYPNPSKAKPAEKGTKNSEPEDVIPSRLDIRVGKVISVEKHPDADSLYVEKIDVGEPEPRTVVSGLVQFVPKEQLQDRLVVLLCNLKPQKMRGVESQGMVLCASSVGEPRQVEPLDPPAGCCAGERVYVEGYEGGEPDDELKPKKKVFEKLQADFRISEDCVAQWKQKNFLTKLGRVSCKSLKGGSIS